The window CGGTGCGATGGTCGCGCACTCGGTGCCGACGCTCGTCGTCGTCCCGACCATCGACCTACAGGACCAGTGGATACGCGAACTCGAAACCGAGTTCGACGTGCCAGTCGGCCGGTTCGGCGGCGGCGAGCAACGACAGGAGGCTATCACGGTTTCGACGTACGACTCGGCGTACCTCCGTGCCGACGCCGTCGGCGGCGACTTCGGACTCGTCGTCTTCGACGAGGTTCACCACCTCGGCGGCGAAGGGTATCAGGACATTCCGCGCTTCCTCACGGCACCCGCGCGACTCGGCCTGACGGCGACGTTCGAGCGACCTGACGGCGCACACGAACGCGTGGCGGAACTCGTCGGCCCGCGAGTCTACCACCTCGACGTGGACGACTTGGCTGGCGAGCACCTCGCCGACTACGAAGTCCGCCGAATCGAGGTCGAACTCACGTCCGAGGAACGCGAGACGTACGACGAGGCGCAATCGACCTTCGTGAACTACCTGAAGTCGTCTGGGCTGTCGATGCAGTCGGGGAGCGACTACCAGAAACTCGTAATGCGTTCGGGGAACGACCCGCGGGCACGGGAGGCCCTCCTCGCCAAGCAACGTGCCCGCGACGTGATGATGAACTCCGACGCGAAGGTGGACAAACTGGGCCGACTGCTCGCACGCCACCGCGACGACCGAGTCATCATCTTCACCGCTTCGACGGACCTCGTCTACCGAATCGCGCGGCGATTCCTCGTCCCGCCAATCACGAGCGAGACCGGAAC is drawn from Haloferax litoreum and contains these coding sequences:
- a CDS encoding DEAD/DEAH box helicase family protein, giving the protein MTTLRFEDGTVHIATEDERVGAALAGLPSVESDPRSGGYRAPAMQYAAIRDAIEAVGIDPDDRIGTGDDLSLSTAYDLREYQQAALDAWLDAGSRGVVELPTGAGKTVLAVGAMVAHSVPTLVVVPTIDLQDQWIRELETEFDVPVGRFGGGEQRQEAITVSTYDSAYLRADAVGGDFGLVVFDEVHHLGGEGYQDIPRFLTAPARLGLTATFERPDGAHERVAELVGPRVYHLDVDDLAGEHLADYEVRRIEVELTSEERETYDEAQSTFVNYLKSSGLSMQSGSDYQKLVMRSGNDPRAREALLAKQRARDVMMNSDAKVDKLGRLLARHRDDRVIIFTASTDLVYRIARRFLVPPITSETGTKERREILARFRDGTYDTVVAANVLDEGVDVPDANVGILLSGSGSEREFTQRLGRILRPKADDSTALLYELVSVETAEERVADRRR